Proteins encoded together in one Candidatus Auribacterota bacterium window:
- a CDS encoding ATP-binding protein, with the protein MPFLDRVLPRLDRVDRERVEGILKALAQERDFLDKVLNLLYEGIVVVDRDGRICFTNRAAESILAQARTNLIGNELRETVRDSRLRGLIEEAVHNRAGILGKEITLEPPAQDRLTVSMVPLEDGTGEFTGAVFTFRNTTAEMLRQLRYAQMKQIQTFSVMAAGIAHEVGNPLNSLDIHLQLIERHVKRMKRGKKGNERGLLDLLAVAQEEIKRLEHIVGQFLKATRPDTPALEEGEIIPILDKTLAFMGPEIRRHGIEVEKQYADFVPPVMLNADQMRQVFINLIQNAIQAMPSGGLIRVTVECGRGHVTVSVSDSGKGITDEHRERIFEPYFTTREGGAGLGLMIVQRIVGEHGGEVLVSSGRGSGTTMTVKLPVPSKYGKLLPGRKQAKN; encoded by the coding sequence ATGCCTTTTCTAGATAGGGTACTACCGAGGCTCGATCGAGTTGACCGGGAGCGCGTTGAGGGCATTCTGAAGGCGCTCGCGCAGGAGCGGGATTTCTTGGATAAGGTTTTAAACCTGCTCTACGAGGGGATCGTCGTGGTCGATCGCGACGGCAGGATATGTTTCACCAACAGAGCAGCGGAGTCGATCCTCGCGCAGGCCCGAACGAATCTCATCGGGAATGAGCTGCGGGAGACCGTGCGGGATTCCCGCCTACGAGGCCTCATCGAGGAGGCAGTGCATAACCGCGCCGGCATTCTCGGGAAGGAAATCACGCTCGAGCCACCCGCACAGGATCGTCTTACGGTGTCAATGGTTCCCCTCGAGGATGGCACGGGCGAATTCACGGGAGCAGTGTTCACGTTTCGCAACACCACCGCGGAGATGCTGAGGCAGCTTCGGTACGCCCAGATGAAGCAGATACAGACATTCAGCGTCATGGCCGCCGGGATCGCCCACGAGGTGGGCAATCCGCTCAACAGCTTGGACATCCACCTCCAGCTCATCGAGCGCCACGTGAAACGGATGAAGAGGGGAAAGAAGGGGAATGAACGGGGACTTCTCGATCTGCTTGCGGTTGCCCAGGAGGAGATAAAACGGCTCGAACACATCGTCGGCCAGTTTCTGAAGGCGACCAGACCCGACACCCCCGCGCTCGAGGAGGGCGAGATAATCCCCATATTGGACAAGACGCTGGCCTTCATGGGGCCCGAGATAAGGCGCCACGGCATAGAGGTTGAGAAGCAGTACGCAGACTTTGTACCGCCGGTGATGCTAAACGCTGACCAGATGCGGCAGGTGTTCATCAACCTGATACAGAACGCCATCCAGGCGATGCCGAGCGGCGGCTTGATCAGGGTGACTGTCGAATGCGGGCGCGGCCATGTTACGGTGAGCGTCAGCGACAGCGGCAAGGGCATCACGGACGAGCATCGGGAGAGGATCTTCGAGCCGTACTTCACCACCAGGGAGGGCGGAGCCGGGCTCGGGCTGATGATTGTACAGCGGATTGTGGGCGAACACGGCGGCGAGGTGCTCGTGTCGAGCGGCCGTGGGAGCGGCACCACCATGACCGTGAAATTACCCGTCCCCTCGAAATACGGCAAGCTCCTCCCCGGGAGGAAACAGGCAAAAAATTAA
- a CDS encoding sigma-54 dependent transcriptional regulator: protein MKPVILIVDDEKNAREGLERALQSPNRRILLAASAAKALDILERTPVTLVLTDLRMPGIDGLDMTRRLRRARPELTVILLTAYGTVQTAVEAMKEGAYDYLSKPINLDELEMVVQRAIDSRRMEREGGALRGGIDAIIGVSRGIKEIKARVQQVAPTKAAILIEGESGTGKELFARAIHDLSDRSARPFIAVHCAVLAEGVLESELFGHERGAFTGALKRHKGRFEMADKGTLFLDEVSEMAPATQVKLLRVLQEQEFERVGGAETIHVDVRLITATNANLEALIARGGFRDDLYYRLNVIRLKVPPLRDRKEDIPPLITAFLAEFNAANSKRVAGLTPEAFSAVLAYDWPGNVRELRNCVEGLVVLARGDMIALSELPSKVRESVSRISEAPPLARTAGERAGGIPREVRSDRTLKAVERRMIEEALAKTNGSKVEAAKLLGVSRRTLHRKIKRYGLSTTTGKIL from the coding sequence ATGAAACCTGTTATTCTTATTGTTGATGACGAAAAGAACGCGCGGGAGGGCCTCGAGAGGGCATTGCAATCCCCCAATCGTAGGATACTCCTCGCCGCGAGCGCTGCCAAGGCGCTCGATATCCTGGAACGCACGCCGGTAACCCTGGTCCTGACCGATCTCAGGATGCCGGGGATTGACGGCCTTGATATGACGCGCCGCCTGCGCCGCGCTCGTCCGGAACTGACAGTCATCCTTCTCACCGCATACGGCACCGTGCAGACGGCGGTGGAGGCGATGAAGGAGGGTGCGTATGACTATCTTTCAAAACCGATCAACCTCGACGAGCTTGAGATGGTGGTCCAGCGGGCGATAGACTCCCGGCGTATGGAGCGGGAAGGGGGGGCGCTCCGCGGAGGGATCGATGCCATCATCGGCGTAAGCAGGGGAATCAAGGAGATCAAGGCGAGGGTGCAGCAGGTTGCTCCGACGAAGGCAGCCATCCTCATCGAGGGGGAGAGCGGCACGGGGAAGGAGTTGTTCGCGCGCGCCATCCACGACCTGAGCGACCGCAGCGCACGGCCGTTTATTGCAGTCCACTGCGCCGTGCTCGCCGAGGGGGTTCTGGAGAGCGAGCTTTTCGGCCACGAGCGCGGAGCGTTTACCGGCGCGCTCAAGCGGCACAAAGGAAGATTTGAAATGGCGGATAAGGGGACACTCTTCCTTGACGAGGTCAGCGAGATGGCCCCGGCGACCCAGGTGAAGCTGCTCCGGGTTTTACAGGAGCAGGAGTTCGAAAGGGTGGGGGGGGCGGAGACGATTCATGTTGACGTGCGCCTCATCACCGCCACAAACGCAAACCTTGAAGCGCTGATCGCGCGAGGGGGGTTTCGCGATGACCTCTACTATCGGCTGAACGTCATACGGTTAAAAGTCCCCCCGCTGAGGGACAGGAAGGAAGATATCCCACCCCTCATCACCGCTTTCCTGGCTGAATTCAACGCGGCAAATAGCAAACGTGTGGCGGGGCTGACGCCGGAGGCCTTTTCCGCGGTGCTCGCGTATGATTGGCCCGGGAATGTGAGAGAGCTGCGTAACTGTGTCGAGGGGCTGGTCGTGCTCGCGCGGGGGGACATGATCGCGCTGTCGGAATTGCCGAGCAAGGTCCGCGAGAGCGTTTCGAGGATCTCCGAGGCGCCTCCACTAGCACGCACCGCCGGAGAGCGTGCCGGAGGAATCCCACGGGAGGTGAGGAGTGATCGCACGCTCAAGGCGGTAGAGCGGCGGATGATCGAAGAAGCATTGGCGAAGACGAACGGCAGCAAGGTCGAGGCGGCAAAGCTCCTCGGTGTCAGCAGGCGTACCCTGCACAGGAAAATCAAGAGATACGGGCTCTCCACGACAACGGGGAAGATTTTGTAG
- a CDS encoding 4Fe-4S binding protein, with protein MTHKITEVCVSCGACEAECPVQAISQGEQLYIIDPAKCTDCGSCVELCPVEAIVKSEG; from the coding sequence ATGACACACAAAATCACCGAGGTCTGCGTTTCTTGTGGCGCGTGTGAGGCAGAGTGCCCTGTGCAGGCGATCAGCCAGGGTGAGCAGTTGTACATAATCGATCCCGCGAAATGCACCGACTGCGGTTCGTGTGTTGAGCTGTGCCCCGTAGAGGCGATTGTCAAATCTGAAGGGTAG
- a CDS encoding YggT family protein, producing MINFFTLVINLYMLAIVIRAIYSWTQPYPRGQLARVINAITDPVLSPLRRSIPPIAGRIDISPLIVLIFAEIIKRFLANA from the coding sequence ATGATTAATTTTTTCACTCTCGTGATCAACCTGTATATGCTGGCAATTGTTATACGGGCGATCTACTCCTGGACGCAGCCGTATCCGCGGGGTCAGCTCGCGCGCGTCATTAATGCGATCACCGACCCGGTGCTCAGTCCGCTGAGGCGGTCCATCCCGCCGATCGCGGGACGGATTGATATTTCGCCTCTGATTGTGCTCATTTTTGCAGAGATTATCAAACGCTTCCTCGCGAATGCATGA
- a CDS encoding tetratricopeptide repeat protein, which produces MLPYRAQCAICAIAVAAVFLGICPARAQKMSGVGEGSALYRRALQLLDAGEKREAATEMIRAVRALTRAPAAPSKPSPAAEGHYRQGVQHMRVRRDSLAEKEFRQAIEIDPGSAAPRYQLAFLLGNKSDYRGMFKELWKAAQTQTLPSEKLRALAGLSLLAGRLPDAVACYREALVSDSSSPEAMRMLGLVLVESGGQREGFDLIEKALKKQPDDYSTLSAAGLAYALSGDYDRAVKYLKAAIDVNRDHPEAQGRLGLVLLLEGRTEESIQQLNEAVKLNPGVAELHVNLAKAYTVAGKLDDADTHYTLALKADPGNYDGWYEKGNILSMQEKLDRALEAYRKAAGIEPGLAKAYYKMGLVCARKKLYDQAEAQFKKTIRANCDYADAYYALAVLSREHAKDYRAAAHYYTMYLLYDASSERAAEAKRWLEQQRKAEAR; this is translated from the coding sequence ATGCTACCGTATAGAGCGCAGTGCGCGATATGTGCCATTGCCGTCGCCGCCGTTTTCCTGGGCATCTGCCCCGCCCGCGCACAGAAAATGTCCGGGGTGGGGGAGGGGAGCGCCCTCTACAGGAGGGCCCTGCAGCTCCTCGATGCGGGCGAGAAACGGGAAGCTGCCACTGAGATGATACGCGCCGTGCGTGCACTCACCAGGGCGCCCGCTGCTCCCTCGAAGCCGAGCCCGGCAGCTGAAGGGCATTATCGCCAGGGCGTGCAGCACATGCGCGTCCGGCGCGATTCCCTGGCAGAAAAGGAATTCAGACAGGCGATCGAGATCGATCCCGGCAGCGCGGCCCCACGCTATCAGCTGGCATTCCTCCTGGGAAATAAGAGCGACTACCGGGGAATGTTCAAGGAGCTCTGGAAGGCTGCTCAGACTCAGACGCTCCCGTCGGAGAAGCTCAGGGCGCTCGCGGGCCTCTCGCTGCTCGCGGGGAGACTTCCCGATGCGGTCGCCTGCTATCGTGAGGCGCTGGTCAGTGACTCGTCCTCGCCCGAGGCCATGCGGATGCTCGGCCTCGTACTCGTTGAGAGCGGCGGGCAGCGCGAAGGCTTTGATCTCATTGAGAAGGCACTGAAAAAACAGCCGGACGACTACTCAACGCTCTCCGCGGCAGGTCTCGCGTATGCGCTGAGCGGCGACTATGACCGCGCAGTAAAATATTTAAAAGCGGCGATAGACGTGAACCGTGATCACCCCGAAGCGCAGGGCAGGCTCGGGCTCGTGCTCCTGCTGGAGGGACGTACTGAAGAGAGCATCCAGCAATTGAACGAGGCGGTGAAGCTGAATCCGGGAGTCGCGGAGCTTCACGTGAACCTGGCGAAGGCGTATACAGTGGCGGGAAAACTGGATGATGCGGATACACACTACACGCTCGCGCTCAAGGCCGATCCTGGCAACTACGACGGGTGGTACGAGAAGGGGAATATCCTGAGCATGCAGGAGAAGTTGGACAGAGCGCTCGAGGCCTATAGAAAGGCCGCGGGCATTGAGCCCGGGCTTGCTAAGGCGTACTACAAGATGGGGCTTGTGTGCGCCCGAAAGAAACTGTACGATCAGGCGGAGGCGCAATTTAAGAAAACGATACGCGCGAACTGCGATTACGCCGACGCATACTACGCCCTTGCGGTGCTCAGCCGTGAACATGCAAAAGACTATCGCGCCGCAGCGCACTACTACACGATGTACCTACTCTATGATGCGTCCAGCGAGCGGGCCGCGGAGGCGAAACGGTGGCTGGAGCAACAGCGGAAGGCGGAAGCACGCTGA